One region of Rhodoferax ferrireducens T118 genomic DNA includes:
- a CDS encoding AcrVA2 family anti-CRISPR protein, with protein sequence MSAILESYTRHKYTYDEAIRIQNSDSKLGTALCAWRMTKGVYHFDDEMLKELCSSSLKDEVATEFLFRMPEWGVYISTPGLDLHEGFRMHGFFAVVDDEGSDRGLFAPVLRIEVIVDPRGCNDSNLLMLLSMDPDLIMEAEEKMEADHSLTALDVIPRDKEYLRFSISVPLIGKTISESLEISEREKAAQRAKHEKVRNNLVPIDSKSQGYLASAEIVEEHFSPELDDETKQFIVNTNLLLINILMYICSDEPDIQGGTIGERKASVVKAEKEKKKVYSADRVTEWNVGFRIGADLRKAKEDWEKESASDGNGPKMRPHFRKSHWHMYWTGPKDKPQKHCFKWLWPIPVNVNKADDVITTAHLVSSGIYGRST encoded by the coding sequence ATGTCAGCGATTCTGGAGAGTTACACCCGTCATAAATACACCTATGACGAAGCAATCAGGATTCAGAACAGTGATTCAAAACTTGGGACTGCGCTGTGCGCATGGCGAATGACCAAGGGGGTCTACCATTTTGATGATGAGATGCTCAAAGAATTGTGTTCTAGCTCTTTAAAAGACGAAGTAGCGACTGAATTCTTGTTCAGGATGCCTGAGTGGGGTGTTTACATTTCAACGCCTGGGCTTGATTTGCATGAAGGCTTCCGAATGCATGGATTCTTCGCAGTAGTAGATGACGAAGGGTCCGACAGAGGTTTGTTTGCACCAGTTTTAAGAATTGAAGTAATTGTTGACCCACGAGGATGCAACGATTCGAATCTTCTGATGCTCCTGTCGATGGATCCAGATCTCATTATGGAAGCCGAAGAAAAAATGGAGGCTGACCATTCGCTAACCGCTCTCGATGTGATTCCTAGAGATAAAGAATATCTAAGATTCAGCATTTCGGTTCCATTGATTGGGAAAACAATAAGCGAGAGCCTGGAGATAAGCGAAAGAGAAAAAGCAGCGCAACGAGCAAAGCATGAAAAAGTAAGAAACAACCTTGTACCAATTGACTCTAAAAGTCAGGGGTACTTAGCGTCTGCTGAGATTGTTGAAGAACACTTTTCCCCAGAACTTGACGACGAAACCAAGCAATTTATTGTTAACACGAACCTCTTGTTGATTAACATTTTAATGTACATATGCTCTGATGAACCAGACATTCAAGGTGGAACAATAGGTGAACGAAAGGCCTCTGTTGTTAAAGCAGAAAAGGAAAAGAAGAAAGTCTATAGCGCTGATCGAGTTACAGAATGGAACGTTGGTTTCAGAATAGGCGCCGATCTCCGTAAAGCAAAAGAGGACTGGGAGAAAGAATCGGCGAGCGACGGCAATGGACCCAAAATGCGGCCCCACTTTCGTAAGTCACACTGGCATATGTATTGGACGGGCCCCAAAGACAAGCCACAGAAGCATTGCTTCAAATGGTTGTGGCCGATTCCAGTGAATGTTAATAAAGCAGATGACGTTATAACAACGGCTCATCTGGTGAGTAGTGGAATATATGGACGGTCAACCTAA